The Gossypium hirsutum isolate 1008001.06 chromosome D06, Gossypium_hirsutum_v2.1, whole genome shotgun sequence genome contains the following window.
GAAAGCCAACTGGCGGACATACTAACAAAGCCTCTTGGAAGTCAAGGTTTGAGAAACTAAGAAATGAAATTGGTGTTCACTGCATGAAGGCCAATGGGGAGTGGTGTTGTGAGATGGCCATTCATGCAACAACTCACACATCTAGCTAACAGGTTAAACGCTAGGAGAATGGCGAACTGTCACATGACAGACTATCAAGCAGACAAACTTTGGCGAACAAAGTGGTGGACAGTCCAAACGTGGAGGACAAACCAATGTGGTGGACAGTCTGGATGTAAGGTAGAATGGCAATCAGTCTAACCACCAATTGCCCCAAAGGCTTTTGTTACAAGTTAACAAATTGTCAACTTGTTCTGTAAagttgttaaattattttatttatctttaatttgatAGGTTAATGTAAGTAGTGTTGATTAGACAGAAATCATCCAATTAGTAAATTCCATGTATTTAGACCAGCCAACTTGTCAAGTTGCAGTTgatgtttttctatttaaagttgtacattgtataaaatttaagatgtaatcaaattgaaaaatagcaAGTCACATTTGTTTGCTAATATTTCCtctgttttctttcttccttataACAAAAAACCAACAGTAGTTAATACTAAAGGGAGTATTTTATTTGCTTTTGAACTCAAGCTACTAAGTGGGGTCATGTTATTTTGCTTTAATGTGGCTGAACTCAGATTTCTAGGTGGAGGTTATCTTATGTTGCTAACTTATGTTtgaattcttttcatttttagagTTTGAAGTTCAATTGACATGTAgttaattttccttttattttaatgtttttattgtacaaggaatatttgtttttgttataggggttttataaaaaaaatcaaagggaGAGATTGTTGATACAAATAGTGTATTGTTTGACTTGTGGTTTTTAGTGTTTCAACATGAGGAATAAGCTATATCATATGTATTGAGATTATTGGttggaatttttttgaatttatagtTATCCTTTTGTTTTAGATATGTTctataggtgtaacaccccgtacccgagtccgtcgcctgagtcggacacgaggggtttgcagacttaaatcacttctttgcacaatccattttaaaattttccaggcaagctggctaactgtgtcactgtcaccttaaaaatcatatcttgagtttcacaacttgaaaatcagtttcatgatttttccctgaaactagactcatatgcccatctacatatttttttctagaatttttggtcgggccaattagtacagtttattagtcaaagtctcccatgttacagggatcgactacactgacctttgcgcattacgacttggatatctccctgcacagagcttcaatactgatgccgttggtttctatagaaactagactcagagaggaatctataaatatatggcatgactcctaattatctctggttaatttataatgaatttccaaagtcggaacagggaatccagaaaccgttctggccctgtctcacgagaacctgaatatctcttaacatactgttcatatgattgtttcgttactttactatgaaaatagattcatcaaggttcgtttaaataatttattcactatttaattccattcctactatttttagtgattttccaaatctacatcactgctgctgtcagcatctgcctttaaggtagactttacctatttcatagtttcaatgattcaactagcccttttagcataaatagcacaaattatgatagtgattaaccattccatggccaatccttgttaagcatatccacacctctcaataaccatatccataccaaatgattataacattatgctcaaacatatataagccattttcgcatggctatccaaaattatacaagtccaaagggtccatgacccacaacaaaaagggtagtcctatacatgccatttcgaagttcaaccaaaattgtaccaaaagggggctttgatagtgtgggcgacttcgacttcaaaatcccgagtccgatagctgaagagccaaaatctataaaacagagaatcaaagaaacggagtaagcaatttatgcttagtaagttttgagcaagggattccagcacaacaaaagtataacattcatatagctaaacggataatttcatatgcacaaattttcgatttcatacttacttcacattaccaacccttatgttcatacgcaaaagatcaacttagccgaaggccggtagctcatttatcaactgagcgaatacttatttgtaagggctcaactaattcaaagcacatacgaaacatacctcaatgttgggatgttcaagcgtattaactgaaatttttacagcaagatcattcattcccaaatcacataccttcggaatttaaccggatatagctactcgttcaaatgccttcgggacatagcccggttatagtaactcgcacaaatgccttcgggacttagcccggttatagtaactcgcacaaatgccttcgggacttaacccggatttagtaactcgcaccaatgccttcgggcttagcccggaattagtatctcgcacaaatgccttcggatcttagtccggatatggtcacttagcataaagccttcgggacttagcccggacatcattcaaataaccatgcacatttaacaataaatcatggcacattcgtatttcattttcgttagcaaaactcaaacacaagacacttatcattcttgcaatttcggctcaatagccacacacaaagagcatgattttgatttgcttaaaacatgatctaatcaaatcataatttaagctctattactcaagaacttacctcggatgttgtcgaacgattccgatggctattcgaccactttttccttccctttatcggatttagttcccctttgctcttgagcttaattaaacaaataaattgatttaatcatttgagcatcgaaaagaggaacacgaggcacttagcccatatttatacattagacattaaagtcacatacatgtgaaatcatgcatcaactcaacatattaacccacactcccttttagccgattgtcctaaccaagatataggcatcaatatgcttgcctctaaccgaatgcatgcagcACAAATCTTCTCAtttggccgagtatgcatgtatatgttgaggccaattatatgcttaagacttcccacaagtatggttacttgtattggttatataccgtttcgtttcaaattcaaaactcggctaatacgcatgtatacactagaaatcaaatactaacaatTTTGCAtgttatcttactaccatttcacttctactttctaccatggccgaatgcatcaagacaccatttacccttgcaaggcataaatttcatcatcaaaactaacaagcttataatcccatgaccgaaacttctaacaacaccaattaaaatacttcatgggtttgaggtaaaaccaagaaagaaactcatgaatatcgagatataagcactaacattgttcatctagatttagcatgacacaacatccatcacccttatatttaccatagccgaaaaccttactcattccaaaaattcaaatctcaacttggtcacaaaaataacttggtatctcaccaacacaacatcaacaccaagcaagaatgatgcatccatggccgagtgtcatttccatcacatagcaagatttagaccatgggctaggtagaactcaagctaacaactaaaacatgcatgcatctcatggaacatcatcaaacataccttagcctagttacatgcatggccgaacctcttcaacctttcttcttccttcctccttaaaatttttggccaaggatgaaccaaaggatgaacactttttttttgtttttctttctagtttcggcaaaatgggggggggacaaccacacactttttttttgttttcatcatattccctttcattattttatgcccatgctccttattttatcatacttcccatgaaacactaactcaacatgtttatgacatgttcttgcccatcacacttggtctaccatgcttgtcatggccggccactactaattaggggggaaattgacatgcaagtcccccctttttatttcatgcactaatagatccttatgctttgacctatcacatttcaaaaatttctcacataagtcctatttactaaaattcacctacaattaaacaaaattcaaacacgaaattttcacacatgcacatgtacatataatgagcatcaattatgacggttaattatttttatgactcggtttagtggtcccgaaatcacttcccgactagggtcacattagggctgtcacaataggcaacaaaaatttaagatatttatttgtatttaagaGAAATTTGTTACTATAACAAAAAGGAAATCAACAACTTTGGAAGAATCTTTATTCAAGCATGATCATCCAAAGATAAAGATAAGTTCAAGAGAAGTCCTAGATCAACTAAGAATATGTGCAACACATTTTTGAAGAGTTTAAAGATCAAACTTGAAGATAAAATAGAGTTTTATTTTAAGTATGACTTTTGAAGATGAAGATTGGATTAGTGATAATGTTTTTTGAAAAAGGGAAGTGATAACTTGTTATCCCATTTTACGTGGAGTTTATTCTTGAGTCTTGTGGTTGActttaaaatctagaaaaagaAAGATTTATTTCGTTAGAATAGATGCAAATTTTAGTGAGAGCATATGGTCAGTAAAGAACTATTATTGAGTGTATTTGTTATTTGTCTTTGTATGATACGAAGTTGAGTgtctttattttattcaattggaAACATTGTTTTCGGGTTTTATCATTTATGATTTCACTCTAGTTGAGTGATGAAATGACTATGAGGAAAGGTTGAATGGAGGAGAAGTTGTTCGGTTGAGATAGGTTCAAGTAGATTTAGACTTAAATCATTGCATGCGTTGTATGTTTAGCAGTGAGTTTTTCTTTGGAGACGGCCCAACAAACATAAGTGGGACATCATACTACCTAAATAATCCCTTATATATTTTGTTGCGTACTTTACTGTTTTATTTGTATACTTGTTGCACAGTGTGTGTCAATACACAAAAGAGCACATTAGTGCCTTTCAATGTTTTGAATAGTGTTCCAACGTAGAGAAACACAATTGATTACCGCAGTGTTTTTTCAGCAACAAATTTCAACAAAGAAGAATAGTAGTAATTTCATATCGAAAGTGAGTGGTAAGTTTGTCAAAAAActacaacaaaagaaaaaggaaaagaacatCAAAGCGTGAGCTACTATATTAGATGGTCGGCCATGGAAAGTAACTTGGAATAGTATATTTCTGGCCTTATACCATGCTACAATTTAAAACCAAGAACAGACATGGCCATGTTCTTTTTAACTCACTATTATACCAAGTATAAATTAGCTTGTATTCTCTAAAATGTTTTTCATCCTAAACACATTAACCTGCTATGATTCCCATGAActacaagtaaaaaaaaaaaaaagaagaaaaaaaccacATCTCTCTATTTTTTGTGATTGTAGTCTTCATCTAGTTTTACTACACCAAAAATCAAACAAGAGCATCCAACTTAAAATGGATCGGTATATATTCTTCAAAGAGATTCATGGTTATTTcgagttgtgtatatatatgtatatccctTAAACATCTACCAATCACTATATAGCAGTGATTTAGCTATGGTATAATCAACTTCAGGCCTAAGTTCATCCCAGTGTTCTTGTCCGAAGTATTCATCAGCTGCATTTGGGTTAGAAAAGCTTAAATATGATGGAAGCACTTGAGTTGTTGCTGCAAACAACTGGTTCCCTCCAAGGAAATGATCATTCTGAAGCTTCCTTTCGATCCCCTTATCATCTAAAACTCCAAAATTCTCTACCTTCAAACTATTTTCTGATTCTACACTGCATGCTCTAGAGCTGGTGGCACTAGTATTAGTATTTTGTTTATTCTTCTTATTTTGCCAATCTGATGCAAACTTTCTACCTGAAACATCCCGTTTAAAGATTCTGCAAAGTGTCCAAACTTCCTGTAACAACCCCCTCATACAAGATTAGAAAAGGGATTTCAAGAGAGATAAGGAAATTTTAACAAGTAGAAATGGATCTTACAGCTTCTGGCAAGTTGTCCTTGTTGGTGCTTGAGAGAGTAGTTGTGGTGGGTGGTGGGAGGCGAAATTCATGCATCATCCAATCAGTTTTTGTGCCTTTCCCTGCACTCCCCTTGTAATAAACCAAGGATTTCTTCAGACCTATGCAATCGTGAAATCCACCTACCGAATATATAGGCTTGTCGATCCCAGTAGCTTTCCAGAATCCCGACCCTGTTACCCTGTTTGGCCTTATGCTGTTCCTGTATTTTCTTCCCCTTCTACAAAAGAAGTACCATTCCTTCTCTGTACCACTGCTCAGTTTGCTGACTTCTGCACCATAATTAGTTagcaattaataaaaaaatattacataaggAAACTGTGAAATTAtcaagaaagaaaatgaagattATTGAATCATACTTGGAAGATCCCAAGGATCATGTTTGTAGATATCAACATGTTTGATTATGTCAATACTAAAGAGTTTCTTCTCCACTTTCCTTCTAAGATAAAACCCCACAAGTTCTTCGTCAGTAGGATGGAATCGAAAACCAGGGAGCAAAACATCTTCATCTTCAGAGATCATCTTCTCCAGCACCTCCATTTCTATGCTCCTTACTATTTCTTTTACCACTTTTATATACATTAATGTAACAGGCCTTATATTGTTTAAGATGTGTGTGACCATGGTTTTCTAGTCAAAGTCAGCCTGTTTGACTGGAAATATGAGATTGCTTGCTTCATATTTGAAGACTTCATAGCCGATAAAGATTTTGTTGGTTTGTAGAATTTTCACCAAAGTAAAAGACAATTAAAATCTttatttgagaacaagaaacAGAAGACAGCATTTGTCCCTGGAATATctaacaagaaaaagaaaagtcatTATAATAAGGTTTGCCTTTTTCACTAAATATCTTTCAAACACTCTTCTAtaattcatgtttaaaatttgtgATTATCTCTTTTAAAATTCGATAGTGCATTTTCTCTTTAAGAATATAATGTATATTAATGCCATATCCAATCACTTGTTGGTAAAAAAGGTTTATCTTTGAATATTGAAAATTTACTATTTACTTTGCAATATTCCATATTGGTTTCTATATATTTTAGGAAAGAGATTTTTTTCTTCAtgcatttaacaaaaaaaaatattaataatttaacttaaattttgaaatataaaaaataaaagattaaatttttaaaaataaaaatataagggaCTAAActctaaatttttaaagaatacaGTAACTTATCACTTGTTTTAACCAATATCTTAATATATTAAAGTTCCTAAGGGTTTGAAATCTAAGAAATCTGAAGACTATTGActtcattattttaatttagtcttgaATTAATATGGCTGCTGCAAAAGTCTTTTCATGATGTGAGTTAAGGACTTATATTACATACATTTTTATATAGGTTAAATTTTGTTTAGTAAGAGGTATTATAGGTAAGctgtgaatttaatttttatattttaatttgtttattttaatttttatatttttatgttttatattttgaattttgaattttgaaatttgaaatttgaaatttgaaatttgaaatttgaaattttaattttaattttatattaattattaaattattaagttttgatattttcaaaatatcatgcaATAAACGAGttatttttagaaataatttaaataaataaattatttatgaaaatgactcACTTGTAAATTATGTATGAAAATGACTCATTTTGAACAGCGAATCTTGGTATCATTGTTACTATTGGCGGCACCACCCTTCATTATAGGCAAATCATTGGCTGATTtaaaaaaatgcatttttttGAGTGTTGTTATTGCTATTGACAGTATTAAACTGAAGTGTGATTATATAAAATGTTCAGAGACTTGATGAAGCAATTACCCTTTTTAGATTGGATAAAAAACGTGGCATCCAcaccaaattaaataattttaaacttttgGTCTATTTGCATGTTAGGTCTGTCCTCTTTTGAAATTAAACTTAAACAActcttaaaaaatataagaatagcAAAAATAAacccttttcatttttttatttttttaaaaacaataaacttaaaaaactatataaatttcttatttaaattacccaaatatatCCCTAAAGAATTTTTCTTGAGTAAAATATTCTTATTTAAAACTTGAGGAAATTTCTTGAGGGatatatttgggtaatttaaataagaattttatatagtattgtaattttattgtttaaaaaaaataaaaagggtttatttttgttattcttatattttttaaggattatttaaatttaattttaaaattagacaGATCTAACATTCAAATAGACCAATATGTTATAAAGCATTTAATTGGGTGTTGCCATACTTTCATCCAATCTGAAAAGGGTAATTTCTTCAGCATGTCTCTAAacgttttatataataaaatttagtcCAGTATTGTCAATGGCAACGACGAcgctattattatttttaaaaccaaCCAATGATTGGCCCATTATGAAGAGTAGTGCCGTCAATGATAATGGCGGCATTGAGGTTCACTGTTCAAAACGAGTAATTTTCGTACATGATTTTGAAAgtgagttatttttataaataaataattaatttaaattattctaAATAAAAGCTACAATAAACATATTATGAtacatgtaattttattttagcttGTTATTTCTAAATATTTAGGGGTGAAGCCTAACTCCAAAATGATGCAATTACTTTTAAGTTTattggaaaattataaaattataaaattataaaatagtataatgataaaattgattTTTGACCTCAagaatttataattcaattttggtaccttattattattatttttttgcctTCACCCATGTACTATTACTTACAAAATAATCTAGTTAATGGATTGAGCCGTACTTGTTTTGtattaggactaaatttcaaaattctagaagtataagaactaaaaatgatcaaattagagaatatggattaaatttataatattatgcATGGTAAatgattaattgaaaattttaactaaatggATTTAATTGCTAACATCGGGccagaattaaaaataaaaaataaaaaaatacaaagactataattaattaattcaaaaatgaccaaattaaaatataaagactaaatctatAGTTTATAAGTAGTagagaaattaataataaaaattaacccAGCTACAGTAAAAGGATTATTGGTAATGTAAAAATGATTTGGAGTTTGGTCCAAAATAGACACCAACAGCGGGTGGGTCTGAATTAAGAAAGGAATTTAAATTTGCAGGGCCTGCCATTTCAATGCATGGACTTTAGTTCACCACAGCACCGAATGGAATTGGTACAAGTTGGAAAATAAAAATGTTGAATCAAGCATCACTGAATTCTTATTTTATTAgaggtgaataaattatttaaattaattgaacTTAGTCTGATACCATTATTAGATAGCAGAAATTCATAATATTTACtataggaagaaaaaaaaaagtcattgtCATAGAGATTGAATTTTCTCCTATTTGATCTTCATCTGCTACAcatgctttttttaaaaaaatattattattcaaacATTATATTCACCCAAAGTCAAAATTTTAACAAAGAAATGCTCTAATCATGCATAAATTAGATGAATTTATTTTAGCAGACCATGAGCGGTTTAAAATAAAATCAGGAAGAAGATATCTATTTAATTATATTGCTTTCCTACTATACAAGAAATAGGTTTAGGATTGAATTATGTCATCAAGTTACCATACCAATTCTTCGGTTTAATAATTAGTATAGTaggttgaatatatatatacacactagaAATTCTACTATATATGTTATGTGTATGGAAATTAGTATTTAGAacatatatttgtatttaaaaatagcatacaataaataatgaaatatcttattttaaactaattaataacaaTATGAGATATGTACGATATTAGCATAAAAAAACTAGAGTAAATTGTAATATATTATGATAACTTTTGTTATAGAATGTTTCATAATCCAAATTCCGGCCCGTTCTAATACTCTTGAAGCCCGACCCATCTCGCGAGCTCACTGATATCACCCTACAACCTCGCGCGCCTCGTGAAATACACTTATGCTTTCGCGAGATCTGCACACCACCAATGTCCCGCTTCACTACTTCGCGAGGTGATCGATATCACGCTGAGACCTCGCGAAATACACTTCATCTCACCGCTTTGCGAGATCGCCTTGACAAATAAGAATGGGGGATATCACGTGTGAGCACCACCGATACCTCGCGAGGTGGTCCGTATGCGAGTTAACCCTATCAGAGCTCACCGCCTTGCTAGGTGGGGGTGCGGGTGCTGTTCGCTCACCACGACAATACCGTTCTACCAAAGGGATAAGTCTAAGGGTACATGTAGAGCCTAAAGGGGGGAATGTGTCATATGCATGACACCTAGTTGGGAAAACATATTGTATGCATGGCACCTAGTTGACCCCTAACATGTCACGTAAGGGAACCATGCCTTATAAATATGGAAGAATTGCTCCCAAGGAAGGGGCGACCAAAAGAGACCTCAACAATTTGGTGAGGTGAGTGTGGAAACACTTGAGATCTTCAAAGTGAATGAAAAGTCGATATGGCTCGCCCAAATGAAGGATTCCTGAACGAACCATTTTTAAACTAGAATATGAGAGGAGGGACTAGTAATCATCCCAACGAGCTCTAACTTTTGGCGAATTGGTTCGTGAATTGGCCTGAAAACCTGGGTAATCCAGACCAACAGGAAAGCCACCATGCTTTCAATCTTAATTTTCTGTCAGATCTGTTGATTTCTAACCGTTCTAATCAGGAGACTCCCAAACAATAGCTCGTAAGCCTACAAGAGCAGATAcatattttaaaggaaaaaatgTCCTAGCAAAATGTTAGATATGAATAGAAACAACTTTTTCATTAAGAGAGCTTAGGCAGAATGAGGAGATAGTGCGGAAGATGTAATCAGATTATTCAGGCCATCATGATAACACTATGCCCCTGTAGAAGAAGGGCTATGGAACGCATGCAAGGCCAtgacagtaggaggtggattagGTTTTTTGTTCCAATAATCCTTTGGCTTTAAAAATTGTGACTGTAGGTTTACCCCTAGAGTTTAATATTCCAAAAGAAGTTTTTGAGGGAAGAAAGGACCCACGAGCATACTTAATGCAGTACAATGACTATATGAACGTCTTGAGAGCTTCTGATGCTGCGAAGTGCAAGCCTTTATCTACGACTTTGAGGGGAACTGCTAAGGATTGGTATCTGTCTTTGCCATAGGGCTTTGTTAGGAGCTTTACGTAGCTAGGCTAGATGTTTCTAGGAAGATTCTATGCTCACAGAATAATCATGATCACACCAATAGGCTTAATGTCGATGAAGAGAAGGAAGGGAAGTCTTTGTAGGAGTACATAAAGTGTTTTCATGCAGCGATCTTGAATACAAATAATCTGGAAGATCAGTGGGCTATTGATGCTTTCATCATGGGAATGTTGAATGCGCATGTTCAATATTCAATCATGGATAACAAGCCACAAAACCTCACTGACCTTTATGAAAGGGCTCACAAGTTCGTAGAAgtggaataaataaatagattagCTCGTGGCTCCTTTCACCGAGATAATAGGCAACTTAGTAGGCAACC
Protein-coding sequences here:
- the LOC107900408 gene encoding transcription factor JUNGBRUNNEN 1-like → MVTHILNNIRPVTLMYIKVVKEIVRSIEMEVLEKMISEDEDVLLPGFRFHPTDEELVGFYLRRKVEKKLFSIDIIKHVDIYKHDPWDLPKVSKLSSGTEKEWYFFCRRGRKYRNSIRPNRVTGSGFWKATGIDKPIYSVGGFHDCIGLKKSLVYYKGSAGKGTKTDWMMHEFRLPPPTTTTLSSTNKDNLPEAEVWTLCRIFKRDVSGRKFASDWQNKKNKQNTNTSATSSRACSVESENSLKVENFGVLDDKGIERKLQNDHFLGGNQLFAATTQVLPSYLSFSNPNAADEYFGQEHWDELRPEVDYTIAKSLLYSDW